The Thermococcus thermotolerans genome contains a region encoding:
- a CDS encoding NHL repeat-containing protein, which translates to MSAGKPILGLLFIILLSLPAVSSSKVAVWWIGGAVLHPRLSPDGLYFTDFDGRVGLKTNETHFIFWRLPFMVNGMSVSDRVYVSANLGPPAVLDPQGDVVYIWDYPGVSFVHVFAVPGRAYYAGKINESGGIGVLTGNDLVFYDLSSAGIVKVYDTYATPEGIYFTAELKESPRGGIGILQPENGTFHLWRFPSDYSSLIPDGIVLGHDGLLYAAIMEGDAVGLVRFSPENGSFFFKELGERPLHVKAFGNRILLMDSRGFLALTDPSGVLWTLNATLKSEVHSFNTVSLGSPTGVKNATREEREIRPEYVDVNKEHLDGIVLYDVDETHDFGGGYVGQPGTLVLIDELRPKVHLLYENGTVRAWVTPEEIFTAPVFLYVNEKLVRWGEEIVWNATFLAGRYNLTAVYFDGEDVYMNTTTVVSDLRPGLVWSRSLKVEGGTVIYGMASHPGVSVNVSGRTVWTDGKGYFSFFVANATETETTPVEKEGEPNHWSIALLIFAVPIGVAGAVLIGRKERKGYALLITALILAALYFTVSKAPGEAGEEKPLTLSLVVVMPPGFYASNVTVIVDGESAGRTNSTGMLEVPIDYGLHEIRLLSGGAETRFEVAMAENRTLVVPFFPGVNATLTNGPGYAGFSASIGSVTLSSMHSGTYPTGPMGSGATEELDSGRCDVCKLKAAMVGAVEGEACKLCCLQSKNFGPAVVFNYYFHLVWAAIERFDCIIPWPPMPETNSVVGGAAINSYADDLENSLPKPGWGSIHPCLSPLDGLDPADPSTICSALECADIKFDCNCYVTCFLGPFKMWDAFIKCVGG; encoded by the coding sequence ATGTCCGCTGGCAAGCCCATCCTTGGGTTGCTCTTCATCATACTCCTTTCGCTCCCAGCAGTATCTTCCTCAAAGGTTGCCGTTTGGTGGATCGGAGGTGCGGTACTCCATCCGAGGCTCTCCCCGGACGGGCTTTATTTCACTGATTTTGACGGAAGGGTCGGCCTGAAGACCAACGAGACGCACTTCATCTTCTGGCGCCTGCCGTTCATGGTAAACGGTATGTCAGTGAGCGACAGAGTGTACGTTTCCGCGAACCTCGGCCCGCCGGCTGTTCTAGATCCTCAGGGAGACGTCGTTTACATCTGGGACTATCCGGGGGTATCGTTCGTCCACGTCTTTGCCGTTCCCGGGAGGGCGTACTACGCCGGAAAAATCAACGAGAGCGGTGGGATAGGAGTTCTAACTGGAAACGACCTCGTCTTCTACGACCTCTCATCCGCCGGAATTGTGAAGGTTTACGACACCTACGCCACTCCAGAGGGGATATACTTCACCGCCGAGCTGAAAGAGAGCCCCCGCGGCGGCATAGGCATTCTCCAGCCGGAGAACGGAACCTTCCACCTCTGGCGGTTTCCGTCTGACTATTCCTCTCTCATACCGGACGGCATCGTCCTTGGCCACGACGGTCTTCTGTATGCGGCCATAATGGAGGGTGACGCGGTTGGACTGGTGAGGTTCTCCCCCGAGAACGGTAGCTTCTTCTTCAAGGAGCTGGGTGAGAGGCCCCTGCACGTGAAGGCCTTTGGAAACAGGATCCTCCTGATGGATTCAAGGGGATTTTTGGCTTTGACAGACCCTTCAGGCGTTCTCTGGACGCTCAACGCCACGCTAAAGTCTGAAGTACATTCCTTTAACACGGTCTCTCTGGGGTCGCCAACGGGGGTGAAGAACGCCACCAGGGAGGAGAGGGAGATAAGGCCCGAATACGTTGACGTAAACAAGGAACACCTTGACGGCATCGTACTCTACGACGTCGATGAGACCCACGATTTCGGCGGCGGTTACGTCGGGCAGCCCGGGACCCTGGTTCTCATAGATGAACTCCGCCCGAAGGTTCATCTCCTCTACGAGAACGGAACCGTCAGGGCGTGGGTAACCCCCGAAGAGATATTCACAGCCCCCGTTTTTCTCTACGTCAACGAAAAGCTCGTGAGGTGGGGCGAGGAAATAGTCTGGAACGCAACGTTCCTCGCGGGACGGTACAACCTTACGGCCGTTTACTTCGACGGCGAAGACGTTTACATGAACACGACCACCGTGGTGAGCGACCTGAGACCGGGGCTCGTCTGGAGCCGGTCTCTGAAAGTTGAGGGCGGGACGGTAATCTACGGGATGGCCAGTCATCCGGGAGTGTCCGTAAACGTGTCCGGTAGAACAGTATGGACGGACGGGAAGGGGTACTTCTCGTTCTTCGTTGCGAACGCCACGGAGACCGAGACAACCCCAGTGGAGAAGGAAGGGGAGCCCAACCACTGGAGTATCGCCCTTCTCATATTCGCCGTTCCAATCGGAGTTGCCGGCGCGGTGCTGATTGGAAGAAAGGAGCGGAAGGGCTATGCACTCCTGATAACCGCGCTGATCCTTGCCGCGCTGTACTTCACCGTCTCAAAGGCTCCGGGAGAGGCTGGAGAAGAAAAGCCCCTAACGCTCTCCCTCGTCGTGGTCATGCCCCCCGGCTTCTACGCCTCAAACGTCACGGTAATAGTTGATGGCGAGAGCGCCGGAAGGACGAACTCGACGGGCATGCTTGAGGTTCCCATCGATTACGGGCTTCACGAGATTAGACTTCTGTCTGGAGGTGCGGAGACGAGGTTTGAGGTGGCTATGGCCGAAAACAGGACCTTGGTAGTTCCCTTCTTCCCGGGAGTAAACGCGACGCTGACCAACGGCCCCGGCTACGCTGGTTTCTCGGCTTCGATTGGAAGCGTCACGCTCAGTTCGATGCACTCAGGGACGTACCCGACTGGACCGATGGGGAGCGGGGCTACGGAAGAGCTCGATTCCGGCCGGTGCGACGTCTGCAAGCTTAAGGCGGCGATGGTCGGTGCCGTCGAAGGTGAGGCGTGCAAGCTCTGCTGTCTCCAGAGCAAGAACTTTGGGCCTGCGGTTGTTTTCAACTACTACTTCCACCTCGTATGGGCGGCGATAGAGCGCTTTGACTGTATAATTCCCTGGCCGCCAATGCCCGAAACGAATTCCGTCGTTGGAGGGGCGGCGATAAACAGCTATGCCGATGACCTGGAAAACAGCCTTCCAAAGCCTGGCTGGGGAAGCATACATCCCTGTCTGTCGCCTTTGGATGGCCTTGATCCCGCCGACCCAAGTACAATCTGCAGCGCCCTCGAATGCGCCGACATTAAGTTCGACTGCAACTGCTACGTTACCTGCTTCCTCGGGCCGTTCAAGATGTGGGACGCCTTTATAAAGTGCGTTGGAGGCTGA
- a CDS encoding helix-turn-helix domain-containing protein has product MPNRRKAPIAKLIKRQAEVLLLAYKSGYFDEPRKVTLRELAEMLNLSPSTVKEHLRKGLKRLLDESLK; this is encoded by the coding sequence ATGCCGAACCGGAGAAAAGCCCCCATTGCAAAGCTGATCAAGAGACAGGCAGAGGTTCTTCTTCTCGCCTACAAGAGCGGCTACTTCGACGAGCCCCGGAAGGTCACTTTGCGGGAGCTGGCGGAGATGCTGAACCTCAGCCCCTCAACGGTGAAGGAGCACCTGAGAAAGGGGCTGAAGAGGCTCCTCGATGAGTCTCTCAAATAA
- a CDS encoding ABC transporter ATP-binding protein — translation MPVIEVENVRKYYGEVRGVDGLSFSVEGGEIYGFLGPNGAGKTTTVKILVKIIKDYRGTVRVFGKDLREWGKDYYNRIGVSFEFPAVYSKLTALENLEFFASFYRKHLDPLEVLKVVGLESEADKLVSGFSKGMKKKLDLARALLPDPEILFLDEPLEGLDPASARRIKDLLLEMRESGKTVFLTTHNMYVADELCDRVAFIVDGKIALVGNPGELKVRMGKRVIKVEYVASGDVRTAEFPLEGISQNEEFLDILRNYEVVRINTEEPTLEEIFLKVTGRRLV, via the coding sequence ATGCCCGTCATTGAGGTTGAGAACGTTAGGAAGTACTACGGCGAAGTCAGGGGCGTTGATGGACTGAGCTTCTCCGTTGAGGGGGGCGAAATCTACGGCTTTCTCGGGCCGAACGGGGCGGGAAAGACCACGACGGTAAAAATTCTGGTGAAGATTATCAAGGACTACAGGGGCACCGTGAGGGTCTTCGGAAAGGACCTCAGGGAATGGGGGAAGGATTATTACAACAGAATCGGCGTCTCCTTCGAGTTTCCGGCAGTCTATTCAAAGCTCACCGCCCTGGAAAACCTTGAGTTCTTTGCGAGCTTTTACAGAAAGCACCTCGATCCTCTAGAAGTCCTCAAGGTTGTCGGGCTTGAAAGCGAGGCGGATAAGCTCGTCTCCGGCTTCTCCAAGGGAATGAAGAAGAAGCTCGATCTGGCGAGGGCTCTGCTCCCGGATCCGGAAATCCTCTTCCTTGACGAGCCCCTCGAAGGCCTCGACCCGGCGAGCGCGAGGAGGATAAAGGATCTGCTCCTTGAGATGCGTGAAAGCGGGAAGACCGTCTTCCTGACCACTCACAACATGTACGTCGCTGATGAACTCTGCGACCGGGTTGCCTTCATTGTGGACGGAAAGATAGCCCTCGTTGGAAATCCGGGCGAGCTGAAGGTGAGGATGGGCAAGCGGGTCATAAAAGTCGAGTACGTGGCCAGCGGCGACGTGAGGACCGCTGAGTTCCCGCTCGAAGGAATAAGTCAGAACGAGGAGTTCCTTGACATCCTAAGAAACTACGAGGTCGTGAGAATAAACACCGAGGAACCAACGCTGGAGGAGATATTCCTCAAGGTGACAGGGAGGAGGCTCGTATGA
- a CDS encoding ABC transporter permease, with translation MKGLLTLDVKLGMRSYVHPVYLLVALAYGIMLAVLPEEYLSKAVPLFLILEPGMVGFAFVGTEIFAEKKDGVIGALAVTPIDWRDYIIAKTLSMMALSLVAGAIIFGLGTRSLSGLPYVLAGTLLLSAVYTLLGIAVSAKYRDLDDYFVPVLGVMVVSLLPFLHHYGYLTGGVWRVLYLIPSYPALYFFKAPFEEISTNTLLWSALTLIIWSGVAYNLARIRFYRYAVEGLR, from the coding sequence ATGAAGGGACTCCTGACCCTGGACGTCAAGCTGGGCATGAGGAGCTACGTTCACCCGGTTTACCTGCTCGTGGCCCTGGCTTATGGCATCATGCTCGCGGTTCTTCCGGAGGAATACCTATCCAAGGCAGTTCCGCTCTTCCTGATCCTTGAGCCGGGCATGGTGGGGTTTGCCTTTGTCGGAACGGAGATATTCGCGGAGAAGAAGGACGGAGTGATAGGGGCGTTGGCCGTTACCCCCATCGACTGGAGGGATTACATCATCGCCAAGACGCTCTCTATGATGGCCCTTTCACTCGTTGCCGGCGCGATAATATTCGGCCTTGGCACCCGCTCCCTCAGCGGTCTTCCCTATGTCTTAGCCGGCACGCTCCTGCTCTCGGCCGTTTACACCCTCCTTGGAATAGCGGTCTCCGCCAAATATCGCGATTTAGATGACTACTTCGTCCCCGTCCTTGGGGTCATGGTGGTCTCACTCCTGCCGTTCCTCCACCACTACGGCTACTTAACCGGTGGAGTGTGGAGGGTTCTCTACCTTATCCCGAGCTATCCGGCGCTCTACTTCTTCAAGGCGCCCTTCGAAGAAATCTCAACGAATACCCTGCTGTGGTCAGCGTTGACCCTGATAATCTGGAGTGGCGTGGCATACAACCTCGCTAGAATCCGCTTTTACAGGTATGCGGTGGAGGGGTTGAGATGA
- a CDS encoding ABC transporter permease, giving the protein MSFVRKFAAIYKTDLKLLRRDPMLLYSVAMTLILLLVVRYFKDRMGGFYYGIALFVLIFIPMIFGMIPGFMMADEKEEKTVQALQVIPISSEAFLVYRLTWVSLVTAVFSVIAPGILGLEIPWKGVLALVVLFLLEVWIYGLIITVFADSRMQALTVSKVIGWLLILPVAVKLVVLWRDLSTDWSVLTAFLPTYWTYRVFEGVLRSDYGDFPVAVAVHLVWLVPLVVLFRRRVL; this is encoded by the coding sequence ATGAGCTTTGTGCGAAAATTTGCCGCCATTTACAAGACTGACCTCAAACTGCTCCGCAGGGACCCGATGCTCCTCTACAGCGTTGCCATGACGCTGATTCTCCTCCTCGTCGTCCGCTACTTCAAAGACCGCATGGGTGGATTCTACTACGGTATAGCCCTCTTCGTCCTGATATTCATTCCCATGATATTCGGTATGATCCCGGGCTTCATGATGGCCGACGAGAAGGAGGAGAAGACGGTTCAGGCTTTACAAGTCATACCGATTTCCAGCGAGGCGTTTCTGGTTTACCGTCTTACATGGGTTTCGCTGGTGACCGCGGTCTTTTCGGTAATAGCACCGGGCATCCTGGGCCTGGAAATTCCCTGGAAGGGAGTTTTAGCTCTGGTGGTTCTCTTCCTGCTGGAGGTCTGGATTTACGGATTAATCATCACCGTCTTCGCCGACTCACGGATGCAGGCACTCACGGTGTCCAAGGTCATCGGCTGGCTCCTGATCCTGCCGGTGGCGGTAAAGCTCGTTGTCCTCTGGAGGGATCTCTCAACGGACTGGAGCGTGCTCACGGCCTTCCTGCCAACGTACTGGACGTACAGGGTCTTTGAGGGCGTCCTGAGAAGCGACTACGGCGACTTTCCGGTGGCGGTGGCCGTTCACCTGGTCTGGCTCGTTCCGTTGGTGGTGCTCTTCAGGAGAAGGGTGCTTTAG
- a CDS encoding peroxiredoxin → MVVIGEKFPEVEVKTTHGVIKLPEYFTEKGKWFMLFSHPADFTPVCTTEFYALQKRVDQFRELGVEPIGLSVDQVFSHLKWMEWIKENLGEEITFPVIADDRGDLAEKLGMIPSGATITARAVFIVDDKGIIRAIVYYPAEVGRDWDEILRLVKALKTSTEKGVALPHKWPNNELIGDRAIVPPAASVEDIKAREEAKAKGEIECYDWWFCHKKLE, encoded by the coding sequence ATGGTCGTCATAGGAGAAAAGTTCCCGGAGGTTGAGGTCAAGACCACCCACGGAGTGATAAAGCTGCCGGAGTACTTCACCGAGAAGGGCAAGTGGTTCATGCTGTTCAGCCACCCGGCCGACTTCACCCCGGTCTGTACCACCGAGTTCTACGCCCTCCAGAAGAGGGTCGACCAGTTCAGGGAGCTCGGCGTCGAGCCGATAGGGCTCAGCGTTGACCAGGTCTTCAGCCACCTGAAGTGGATGGAGTGGATAAAGGAGAACCTCGGCGAGGAAATAACCTTCCCGGTCATAGCGGACGACCGCGGCGACCTCGCCGAGAAGCTCGGCATGATCCCGAGCGGTGCAACGATAACCGCGAGGGCCGTCTTCATAGTCGACGACAAGGGGATAATAAGGGCCATAGTCTACTACCCGGCCGAGGTCGGCAGGGACTGGGACGAGATACTCAGGCTCGTCAAGGCCCTCAAGACCAGCACTGAGAAGGGCGTTGCCCTGCCGCACAAGTGGCCCAACAACGAGCTCATCGGCGACCGCGCCATCGTCCCGCCCGCGGCCAGTGTTGAGGACATCAAGGCCAGGGAAGAGGCCAAGGCCAAGGGCGAGATCGAGTGCTACGACTGGTGGTTCTGCCACAAGAAGCTTGAGTGA
- a CDS encoding molybdopterin-dependent oxidoreductase: MPFSVCMRDCYDTCSMVAEVKNGRLTVRGNPKHPITAGFLCPKGALLPRWFHAKDRIKNPLIRTGERGSGEFRETDWDEAIGLVARKLREAIEEYGSESVLVYQYAGDRGVVNYAFPLRLFHYLNTAMLDYGICDRAGQEALRDIYGTAIGMDPEELKNQRLIVYWGINAFWTNLHGFALAKRHNLEIWTVDVVRTETAKRSDRFFQIKPDTDVLFALGVAKVIIEEGLHDEAFVRENVYGFKEFKNYVKTLSLDYVSRETGISIEEIEDFAREFTDKKGVIHIGYGFQRSLAGGEAVRAIAILPALVGHRFGFIYDMKTIDKSYAEGAFLRTKPAKRIPQMKLAEYIERGEIKFLYLYNSNPLASLPNQNRLRKALRESDVFVVTHDIFLTDTALYSDVVLPANTFFERLDIADSYYHRYVALNEPVARLYGKSNSEVTRLLAEALGIKEPHLYESDEEVIRKVLEINGLNWEELKRNGFVKVPEKPRKWETPSGKIEFLSQRAVERGLDPFPKYRKLRGKYPLRLLTPTHRMMITSQYHNTYGMVDPSLYINPSDATERGIKDDDAVEVFNGNGRIRTRARLSDDVPPGVVLLYKAFWVKILGWNANFLTADKTVEKYGNASAYHSTWVDVRRI, encoded by the coding sequence ATGCCCTTCTCCGTCTGTATGAGGGACTGCTACGACACCTGCTCGATGGTGGCCGAAGTCAAAAACGGAAGACTCACGGTTAGAGGGAACCCCAAACACCCGATAACTGCCGGTTTCCTCTGCCCAAAGGGGGCGCTTCTGCCGAGGTGGTTTCACGCAAAAGACCGCATTAAAAATCCGCTCATAAGAACCGGCGAACGCGGGAGCGGTGAGTTTCGGGAAACTGACTGGGATGAGGCAATCGGCCTTGTTGCCAGAAAGCTGAGGGAAGCCATCGAGGAGTACGGGAGCGAGAGCGTCCTGGTTTATCAGTACGCCGGGGACAGAGGTGTGGTCAACTACGCCTTCCCGCTGAGACTCTTCCACTACCTTAACACGGCTATGCTCGACTACGGCATATGCGACAGAGCAGGGCAAGAAGCGTTAAGGGACATTTACGGAACTGCAATCGGCATGGACCCCGAGGAGCTCAAAAACCAGAGGCTAATCGTTTACTGGGGGATAAACGCCTTCTGGACGAACCTTCACGGCTTTGCCCTGGCGAAGAGGCACAACCTCGAAATATGGACGGTTGACGTCGTCAGAACGGAAACGGCCAAACGTTCCGACAGGTTCTTCCAGATAAAGCCAGACACCGACGTACTCTTTGCCCTGGGAGTCGCGAAGGTCATAATCGAGGAAGGGCTCCATGATGAGGCCTTCGTCCGCGAGAATGTTTATGGTTTTAAAGAATTCAAGAATTATGTAAAAACATTATCGCTTGATTATGTAAGCAGAGAGACAGGGATAAGCATTGAAGAGATAGAGGACTTCGCGAGGGAATTCACGGACAAGAAGGGGGTAATTCACATAGGCTACGGCTTTCAAAGGTCGTTGGCCGGTGGGGAAGCGGTCAGGGCGATAGCAATCCTCCCGGCATTGGTGGGCCATCGCTTCGGCTTCATCTACGATATGAAGACGATAGATAAGAGCTACGCCGAGGGAGCCTTTTTGCGAACCAAACCCGCCAAGAGAATCCCTCAGATGAAGCTGGCCGAGTATATCGAAAGGGGAGAGATAAAGTTCCTCTACCTCTACAACTCCAACCCCCTCGCGAGCCTGCCGAACCAGAACCGGCTGAGGAAGGCTTTGAGAGAAAGCGACGTATTCGTGGTTACACATGACATCTTTCTGACTGATACAGCCCTTTATTCCGATGTGGTTCTGCCCGCAAACACATTCTTTGAGCGCCTTGACATAGCGGACAGCTACTACCACCGCTACGTTGCACTTAACGAGCCCGTTGCGAGGCTTTACGGCAAGAGTAACAGCGAGGTAACGAGGCTTTTGGCAGAGGCCCTCGGGATAAAGGAGCCCCACCTTTACGAGAGCGACGAGGAGGTTATCAGAAAAGTCCTCGAAATCAACGGTCTGAACTGGGAGGAGTTGAAAAGGAATGGCTTCGTCAAAGTCCCGGAAAAGCCGAGAAAATGGGAGACACCGAGCGGGAAGATCGAGTTCCTCTCCCAGCGCGCCGTTGAGCGCGGTCTGGATCCGTTCCCCAAGTACCGGAAGCTGAGAGGGAAGTACCCGCTGAGACTTTTAACACCAACCCATAGGATGATGATAACGAGCCAGTACCATAACACCTACGGCATGGTTGACCCAAGTCTCTACATCAACCCTTCCGACGCTACCGAGAGAGGAATCAAGGACGACGACGCCGTTGAGGTCTTCAACGGAAACGGCAGAATACGGACGAGGGCAAGGCTCAGCGATGACGTTCCACCCGGAGTCGTTCTGCTCTACAAGGCGTTCTGGGTTAAAATTCTCGGATGGAACGCCAACTTTCTGACGGCCGATAAAACCGTCGAAAAATACGGAAACGCTTCGGCATATCATTCAACGTGGGTGGATGTGAGGAGAATCTGA
- a CDS encoding DNA replication complex subunit Gins51, translated as MDIVKLRELLEAELSSQELTELDGEFYREFDSLIKALKLSAESSRERGEDVEERLYLAQLSIAEKLMREIIKIRLHKIVDLAVEGVPYGMTEEERRIFTVLRAFIEREELPEVPEEVAEVQEEVQEVDSFRKKAPKEAYIIKVDLPRILDPELKEYGPFRAGDLVIIPRSIGKVLVEREAAERIRIAP; from the coding sequence GTGGACATCGTCAAGCTCAGGGAACTGCTTGAGGCGGAGCTTTCCTCCCAGGAACTGACCGAACTAGACGGGGAGTTCTACCGCGAGTTCGACAGTCTTATCAAGGCCCTCAAGCTCAGCGCCGAGAGCTCCCGTGAGAGGGGCGAGGATGTCGAGGAGAGGCTTTATCTCGCCCAGCTGAGCATAGCAGAAAAGCTCATGCGCGAGATAATCAAAATCAGGCTCCATAAAATCGTTGACCTCGCCGTCGAGGGAGTTCCCTACGGAATGACCGAGGAGGAGAGACGGATTTTCACCGTATTGAGGGCCTTCATAGAGCGTGAAGAGCTGCCGGAAGTTCCGGAAGAGGTCGCTGAAGTTCAGGAAGAGGTCCAAGAGGTAGACTCCTTCAGGAAGAAGGCTCCCAAGGAAGCGTACATAATCAAAGTGGACCTGCCCAGGATACTCGACCCGGAGCTTAAGGAGTACGGCCCCTTCCGGGCCGGAGACCTCGTTATTATTCCGAGAAGCATTGGAAAGGTTCTTGTGGAGAGGGAAGCCGCAGAAAGGATAAGGATTGCCCCATAA
- a CDS encoding DNA polymerase sliding clamp: MPFEIVFDGAKDFADLIATASNLIDEAAFKITEEGISMRAMDPSRVVLIDLNLPESIFSKYEVEEEETIGINMDHFKKILKRGKNKDTLILRKGDENFLEVTFEGTAKRTFKLPLIEVEELELDLPELPFTAKVVVLGEVLKEAVKDASLVSDALKFIATENEFTMKAEGETNEVEIKLTLEDEGLLDLEVEEETKSAYGISYLADMIKGIGKADEVIIRFGNEMPLQMEYPIRDEGKLIFLLAPRVED, translated from the coding sequence ATGCCGTTCGAGATAGTTTTTGATGGCGCCAAGGATTTCGCCGATCTTATTGCAACTGCAAGCAACCTCATTGACGAAGCCGCCTTCAAGATAACAGAGGAAGGAATCTCGATGAGGGCCATGGACCCGAGCAGGGTCGTTCTCATTGACCTCAACCTGCCCGAGAGCATCTTCTCCAAGTACGAGGTCGAGGAAGAGGAAACCATAGGAATCAACATGGATCACTTCAAGAAGATACTCAAGCGCGGCAAGAACAAGGACACTCTCATCCTCAGGAAGGGTGACGAGAACTTCCTTGAGGTTACCTTTGAGGGAACCGCCAAGAGAACCTTCAAGCTCCCGCTTATCGAGGTTGAAGAGCTTGAGCTTGACCTTCCTGAGCTTCCGTTCACAGCCAAGGTTGTCGTCCTCGGCGAGGTTCTCAAGGAGGCCGTTAAGGATGCCTCCCTCGTCAGCGACGCCCTTAAGTTCATCGCCACCGAGAACGAGTTCACCATGAAGGCCGAGGGAGAAACGAATGAGGTCGAAATAAAGCTTACCCTTGAGGATGAAGGCCTGCTCGACCTTGAGGTCGAGGAAGAAACGAAGAGTGCCTATGGAATAAGTTATTTGGCCGACATGATAAAGGGCATCGGCAAGGCCGATGAGGTTATAATACGCTTCGGAAACGAGATGCCCCTCCAGATGGAGTACCCGATAAGGGACGAGGGCAAGCTGATATTCCTCCTCGCTCCTCGCGTTGAGGACTGA
- a CDS encoding transcription factor S, with the protein MKFCPKCGNLMLPDRKRKVWVCRSCGHEEPFDEQRDREKTVIKQKVEHKPDEGIIVVEQDVKTLPTTKVTCPKCGNDTAYWWEMQTRAGDEPSTIFYRCTKCGQVWRSYE; encoded by the coding sequence ATGAAGTTCTGTCCAAAGTGCGGTAACCTGATGCTCCCGGATCGGAAAAGGAAGGTCTGGGTTTGTCGCTCATGTGGCCACGAAGAGCCGTTTGATGAACAGAGGGACCGGGAGAAGACCGTTATAAAACAGAAGGTCGAACACAAGCCCGACGAGGGCATCATTGTCGTCGAGCAGGACGTCAAGACGCTCCCAACGACGAAAGTTACCTGCCCCAAGTGCGGCAACGATACAGCTTACTGGTGGGAGATGCAGACAAGGGCCGGCGACGAGCCGAGCACGATATTCTACAGGTGCACCAAGTGCGGCCAAGTCTGGAGGTCCTACGAGTGA
- a CDS encoding immunoglobulin-like domain-containing protein produces the protein MRIKVFLGLFIFFIGITVALYAGLGANMESSPGEARAILELDKTVYKPGEDLILTIRNTGSETLLVGASYRLYHLEEGKWKEIELGFTFTGIGYSIEPRKNWSQAVQLAVLRSGELEPLPPGRYRIEKTVIIDRGRCGSRSDEIRLSSGFEVVG, from the coding sequence ATGAGGATCAAAGTTTTCCTGGGCCTTTTTATATTCTTCATTGGTATCACGGTCGCCCTCTACGCCGGACTTGGTGCCAACATGGAAAGTTCCCCCGGAGAGGCGAGGGCCATTCTTGAACTTGATAAAACCGTTTACAAACCCGGTGAGGACCTCATCCTGACTATAAGGAACACGGGGAGCGAGACGCTCCTCGTGGGTGCTTCTTACAGACTCTACCATCTGGAGGAGGGCAAATGGAAGGAGATTGAACTCGGATTCACATTTACGGGAATCGGATACTCCATAGAGCCCAGAAAGAACTGGAGTCAGGCTGTTCAGCTTGCGGTTCTGAGGAGCGGGGAGCTCGAACCACTGCCACCGGGAAGATACCGCATAGAGAAGACCGTCATCATAGACAGGGGGCGCTGCGGGAGCAGAAGCGACGAGATAAGGCTCTCTTCCGGGTTTGAGGTGGTCGGATGA
- a CDS encoding immunoglobulin-like domain-containing protein, which yields MRKIVPVLLILLLVPAGYYMTLSDEESTGKQNLQNDNGVSLELDKVTYSPGDTMVITLINNASTNATASYHFKLYKLEGKAWKEVPVNLMFIEIAVVIEPGKSWEQKVDLSRLNLEPGHYKIVKEVYLEGTTVKAEAEFDIRE from the coding sequence ATGAGGAAGATAGTTCCCGTCCTGCTTATACTCCTGCTGGTTCCGGCTGGATACTACATGACATTGAGCGACGAAGAGAGCACCGGAAAGCAGAACCTCCAAAACGACAACGGGGTTTCCTTGGAGCTCGACAAAGTCACTTACTCTCCCGGTGACACCATGGTCATCACGCTCATCAACAACGCCAGTACTAACGCCACCGCCAGCTACCACTTCAAGCTCTACAAGCTGGAGGGGAAGGCGTGGAAGGAAGTCCCTGTGAACCTCATGTTCATAGAGATCGCCGTCGTAATAGAGCCCGGGAAGAGCTGGGAGCAGAAGGTGGACCTCTCACGGCTCAACCTCGAACCGGGGCACTACAAGATAGTCAAGGAGGTCTACCTTGAGGGCACGACGGTTAAGGCAGAGGCTGAGTTCGATATCAGGGAATAG